The genomic window ACCAATACAGTGTGTTCAAATTGAGCGGAGGGGAGATTATCCACTGTAACCACTGTCCAACCGTCTTTCAGGGTGCGAGTCTCCTTCCTCCCCATATTCACAATAGGCTCAATAGCTATAGTCATGCCGGCTTCTAGCCTCACATTGGGTAAGTCCCTAGTGCGAACATTGAATACAGAGGGCTCCTCATGTAGATTACGGCCCACCCCATGCCCCACAAAATCCTCCACCACCGAAAAACCGTTACTTTCTACGTAGTCCTGAATGGCGCCGGCAATGTCCATCAGATAGTTGCCCTCTTTTACCTGCTCAATCCCTTTATACAGGGCCGTCTCCGCCACCTGCATTAGCCTAAGGGTTTCTCTTTTGAGCTTGCCAATGGGGAAGGTGACACAGGAATCACCGTGGAAGCCGTTGTAACAGGCCCCCACGTCTATCTTCACCAGATCCCCCATTTTCAGCACCTTCTTGGGGCTAGGAATCCCATGTACTACCTCTTCATTCACACAGGCACAGATGGTGGCAGGGAAACCATGATACCCTTTAAAACTAGGGATGGCCCCCATCTCCCTGATTCTCTGTTCTGCTATGGCATCCAATTCGGCGGTGGTCATCCCCGGTTTGGCTATGGTCATAAGTTCCTTCAAGACAGTGGCCACTATCCGCCCTGCTGTCCTCATCTGGGCTATTTCCTCGGGATTTTTCAGCTCAATCCCCCTTCCCCTCTTCATGGGCGGCAGGCCTTTTGTTCTTTCTGGCCTCTGTTTTTTAACCTTTTCCCCTCTTTTGCTCCAAAATAATAGTCCTTTGAAGTCTCTCATGATGGTTTTTCTTTCTCATTTTACAAAACTAGCTGGAACTTTCCTCCCCGCCACCACTGCCACTCTGACGGGCATAACGGATTAAATCCTCAGGACTGAGATTGGCCACAAACCTTCTGAACTCTTCTTGTTCCTGTTCGTCTGCTTCCCGGTCCACTGGTATTGAAGCATCTAATATTACTTCCTCCATGACCCAAATAGGACAACCAACCCGCAGGGCGAGGGCAATGGCATCGCTAGGACGGCAGTCAATGTGTTGTTCTAATTCCCCATTTTTAATACACAGAAGGGCGTAAAAGGTATTGTCCTCCAGAGCATTGATAATGACCTTTTCTAGTTTCAAATTCCAAGCTTGGAGTATGTTGACAATTAAATCATGAGTGAGGGGACGGGGAAAGGTTTGTTGTTCCAGGGCACAAATAATTGACCTAGCCTGATCCTGCCCTATATAAATGGGCAAAGCACGGCGTTCCGCAGGGTCCTTCAACAATACTATGGGACTGCGAGTGAGTGCATCCAGCGCAATCGCCGCCACTTTCATTTCAATCATGGGCTCTTCCCTCTCAATTAGCTGGTCAATACCTTCATTATATAGCAACCCAATGGGGCATATAATGGCAAGCCCCCACTGGTGGACGGAGCCTTATAATGATGGGTTTGTACTGGTCATAAGGAATTAATCATGACAGTCAATATTTTCCTCAAGAATGCAAGACTGATAGGCCATTCTGGGCTACACACTCTCGTGGTAGAAGATGGGTGCATAACTGCCATTACTGACACCCATCCCCCAGATGCTTTGGATATGGAAGGGGATTATCTTTCCCTAGGGGGGGTAGATTTACAAATCAATGGAGCCCTGGGGTTGGCGTTTACCGAACTCAGGGAGGAAAACCTAGAGAAACTCCATGAAATTTGCCGTTATCTCTGGCAAACGGGAGTAGATCAGTTTCTACCTACCATTATAACCACCTCTGTGGACAAAATTCACCAATCTCTGGAGGCAATTAGGAAATTCAAACGACAACCCCCCCAACAGAAAGAAGCAGAAATCCTTGGGGTCCACCTGGAAGGCCCTTTTTTGAACTACGAGAAAAGGGGCGCCCACCCGGCAGAGTATCTGTTGCCCCTTACCCTGGAAAATGTCAAAACTGTCTTGGCGGAATATGCGGAGCTAGTAAAAATTATTACTCTGGCTCCAGAATTGGAGTCTACAGGCACCATTATCCCCTATTTGCGCTCTTTGGGTATAACAGTCAGCCTAGGGCATTCCCAGGCCACCGCACAAGAGGCTCACAGAGCCTTCCAACAGGGGGCTACCATGGTGACCCACGCCTTCAACGCTATGCCCAGTCTTCATCACCGGGAAGGGGGACTTTTGGCGGAGGCCATTGTCAATCCCGAGGTGTACTGTGGCTTAATTGCCGATGGAATACACGTGTCGCAAATTATGATTACAATACTCCTGAGAGCCAGCAATTTTGACAAGGGGGTGTTTCTAGTTAGCGATGCCCTTTCCCCCCTAGGACTGGGTGACGGTGTCTATCCTTGGGAAGGTAGGACCATTGAAGTAAAAAGTTTCACAGCCCGTCTTCCAGATGGAACTCTTGCCGGCACCACCCTACCTCTGTTAAAGGGGGCAGAAAACCTTTTTGCCTGGGGGATATGTGATTTACAACAGGCCATATCCCTTGCGACAGTATCCCCCAGAAAGGCCATAGGTTTGCCCGTTTCCCTGTTGGGGGCGCCGGCCGTTAATCTACTGCGGTGGCGTGGAGACGAGACTAGCAAGACCCTCAGCTGGCAACGCGTCTTTGGGGCAAGTGGCAGCGGTGGGGCTTGTCCCGACCCTTAGGGCGACAGACGTACCATCTGCCATTGTTGATTTTCGTCCAGGTAGTACTCAAGACGGTCATGAAGACGGTCTTCCCTACCCTGCCAGAATTCTATCCTGTGGGGGACTACTCTATAGCCTCCCCAGTAAGGAGGACGAGGTACTTCTTTCCCCTCGTATTGTCGTGTCACCTCGGCTAGGCGATTTTCCAAGAATTGCCGGTTAGGCACCACCTCACTCTGGCGAGAAGCCCATGCCCCCAATTGTGAGCCCCGAGGGCGGGTTTGGAAGTACTCATCCGACTCTTGGGGGGTTAATTTTTCAATTCTACCCTCAATGCACACCTGTCTTTCCAAGGGCGCCCACCAGAACACCAGTGAAACCCAGGGGTTTTTTTCCATCTCTAGCCCCTTACGACTTTCATAGTTGGTAAAAAAGGTAAAACCCCTCTCGTCTAGCTCTTTCAATAATACCGTCCTCGCCCTGGGTTTCCCTTCTGGTGTGACAGTAGCCAGTGTCATGGCATTCGGTTCGAGGATTCCTTCTGCTTCTACCGCTTCCTGAAACCAGATTCTGAACTGTTGTAGGGGATCTTTGCTGACTTTGTCTTCTGTTAGTTCCCCCCTGGTATA from Geminocystis sp. M7585_C2015_104 includes these protein-coding regions:
- the map gene encoding type I methionyl aminopeptidase; the encoded protein is MRDFKGLLFWSKRGEKVKKQRPERTKGLPPMKRGRGIELKNPEEIAQMRTAGRIVATVLKELMTIAKPGMTTAELDAIAEQRIREMGAIPSFKGYHGFPATICACVNEEVVHGIPSPKKVLKMGDLVKIDVGACYNGFHGDSCVTFPIGKLKRETLRLMQVAETALYKGIEQVKEGNYLMDIAGAIQDYVESNGFSVVEDFVGHGVGRNLHEEPSVFNVRTRDLPNVRLEAGMTIAIEPIVNMGRKETRTLKDGWTVVTVDNLPSAQFEHTVLV
- a CDS encoding bifunctional nuclease family protein, which translates into the protein MIEMKVAAIALDALTRSPIVLLKDPAERRALPIYIGQDQARSIICALEQQTFPRPLTHDLIVNILQAWNLKLEKVIINALEDNTFYALLCIKNGELEQHIDCRPSDAIALALRVGCPIWVMEEVILDASIPVDREADEQEQEEFRRFVANLSPEDLIRYARQSGSGGGEESSS
- the nagA gene encoding N-acetylglucosamine-6-phosphate deacetylase, with product MTVNIFLKNARLIGHSGLHTLVVEDGCITAITDTHPPDALDMEGDYLSLGGVDLQINGALGLAFTELREENLEKLHEICRYLWQTGVDQFLPTIITTSVDKIHQSLEAIRKFKRQPPQQKEAEILGVHLEGPFLNYEKRGAHPAEYLLPLTLENVKTVLAEYAELVKIITLAPELESTGTIIPYLRSLGITVSLGHSQATAQEAHRAFQQGATMVTHAFNAMPSLHHREGGLLAEAIVNPEVYCGLIADGIHVSQIMITILLRASNFDKGVFLVSDALSPLGLGDGVYPWEGRTIEVKSFTARLPDGTLAGTTLPLLKGAENLFAWGICDLQQAISLATVSPRKAIGLPVSLLGAPAVNLLRWRGDETSKTLSWQRVFGASGSGGACPDP
- the pdxH gene encoding pyridoxamine 5'-phosphate oxidase, whose protein sequence is MNIPISQLRREYTRGELTEDKVSKDPLQQFRIWFQEAVEAEGILEPNAMTLATVTPEGKPRARTVLLKELDERGFTFFTNYESRKGLEMEKNPWVSLVFWWAPLERQVCIEGRIEKLTPQESDEYFQTRPRGSQLGAWASRQSEVVPNRQFLENRLAEVTRQYEGKEVPRPPYWGGYRVVPHRIEFWQGREDRLHDRLEYYLDENQQWQMVRLSP